The Sphaerospermopsis torques-reginae ITEP-024 genome has a window encoding:
- a CDS encoding phytoene desaturase family protein, whose amino-acid sequence MTDIIVIGSGIGGLSAAALLARYGKRVLVCESHTIPGGAAHTFKRRGFEFDSGPSFYCGLSGDQSLNPLKQILDAIGESLPVIPYDPLGHYHFPEGTFAVYSNAERYRQELEKITPAGAKEFQQFEQRLLGLYDAMKDIPTIALRADWQVIPLLLQRYLPSLGKMLLNLPIVQSSVGSVMDATIKDPWVRRLIDLECFLLSGLKAEGTIAPEVAFMLSERSRAGVEYPVGGSKAIVNALVRGLQRFGRELRLGCHVEQILVEGGKAVGVKLRSPQSPLKRGAMSYEERGEILRAPIVISNATLWDTYNNLLRPEDLPASYRQAALDTPAVDSFMHLHLGIKADGLENLTGHHVVMHDSSQDITVPGNTCMISIPSVWDKSLAPEGNHVIHAYTLEPFAGWERDDNYENRKREKAQSLYRALERVIPDVRERVVLELVGTPLTHAGYLRRYRGTYGPGIAAGKGMFPSMFTPVKGLYRVGDSTLPGIGVPAVAASGILCANTLVDVGLVLEVL is encoded by the coding sequence ATGACAGATATTATCGTAATTGGTAGTGGTATCGGTGGTTTATCTGCGGCCGCGTTACTGGCACGTTATGGAAAAAGGGTTTTAGTTTGTGAAAGTCATACTATTCCCGGTGGTGCAGCGCACACTTTTAAAAGACGTGGTTTTGAGTTTGATTCTGGTCCCTCCTTTTATTGTGGTTTAAGTGGTGATCAAAGTTTAAATCCTCTCAAACAAATTCTCGATGCGATCGGCGAATCTCTCCCAGTTATACCTTACGATCCTTTAGGACATTATCATTTTCCTGAAGGCACTTTTGCAGTTTATAGTAATGCTGAACGTTACCGTCAGGAATTAGAAAAAATCACCCCTGCTGGTGCTAAGGAATTTCAACAGTTTGAACAGCGTCTTTTGGGACTTTACGACGCAATGAAAGATATTCCCACCATAGCATTGCGGGCTGATTGGCAGGTCATACCTCTATTGTTACAACGTTATTTACCTTCTTTGGGTAAAATGTTGTTAAATTTGCCCATTGTGCAAAGTTCTGTTGGTAGTGTGATGGATGCTACCATCAAAGACCCTTGGGTAAGGCGACTAATTGACCTGGAATGCTTTTTATTATCAGGTTTAAAGGCTGAAGGAACAATTGCCCCTGAAGTAGCTTTTATGCTCAGTGAACGATCCCGCGCTGGGGTTGAGTATCCCGTGGGAGGTAGTAAAGCTATTGTTAATGCTTTGGTACGGGGTTTACAGCGTTTTGGTAGGGAGTTGCGTTTGGGTTGTCATGTTGAGCAAATTTTGGTGGAAGGGGGAAAAGCTGTAGGTGTAAAATTGAGATCCCCCCAATCCCCCTTAAAAAGGGGGGCTATGAGTTATGAAGAGAGGGGTGAGATTTTAAGAGCGCCTATAGTTATTTCTAATGCGACTCTTTGGGATACTTATAATAATTTGCTACGTCCTGAAGATTTACCTGCAAGTTATCGCCAAGCTGCTTTAGATACACCAGCAGTTGATAGTTTTATGCACTTACACTTAGGAATTAAAGCTGATGGTTTGGAAAATTTAACCGGTCATCATGTGGTCATGCATGATAGCAGTCAGGATATTACTGTTCCTGGAAATACTTGCATGATTTCTATTCCTAGTGTGTGGGATAAGTCTTTAGCACCTGAAGGAAATCATGTAATTCATGCTTACACTTTAGAACCTTTTGCGGGATGGGAACGGGATGATAATTATGAAAATCGGAAGCGGGAAAAGGCGCAAAGTTTATACCGAGCTTTGGAGCGTGTTATCCCTGATGTTCGGGAGCGTGTGGTTTTGGAGTTGGTTGGTACTCCTTTAACTCATGCGGGTTATTTGCGGCGTTATCGGGGTACTTATGGTCCTGGTATAGCTGCTGGTAAGGGGATGTTTCCAAGTATGTTTACTCCTGTTAAGGGTTTGTACCGGGTTGGTGATAGTACGTTACCGGGTATTGGTGTTCCTGCTGTTGCTGCTTCGGGTATTTTGTGTGCGAATACTTTGGTTGATGTGGGGCTGGTTTTGGAGGTTTTGTAG
- a CDS encoding FecCD family ABC transporter permease, whose amino-acid sequence MQNLFTKHRLFWSIIFMVGALGLTFFISLSQGAVNFNLVDFYQALIREGDPIKQTILWDLRLPRIIAAMVVGAALGMSGALLQGMLRNSLADPFILGISAGAGLIVIIMIVLQVFPIAIPFAAWLGAILTSALVIFLGRSPGGISVERLILGGVAVSALFGSVQSTLLLMAEDGQVQIALSWLVGSLNGRGWQEISTASPYIIVALLCGCLLARSLNVLALGDELTVGLGVSLLRSRLLIGGVATLLAAGAVSIAGLIGFVGLLVPHAVRLMVGTDNRFVLPFSALAGAWLLMFADLLARLGAVELPVGSVTALLGSPLFIWLLYHRSGGLG is encoded by the coding sequence ATGCAGAATCTATTTACTAAACATCGTCTATTCTGGTCTATTATTTTTATGGTTGGTGCTTTGGGATTGACTTTTTTTATCTCTCTTTCTCAAGGTGCTGTTAATTTCAATCTTGTTGATTTTTACCAAGCATTAATTAGAGAAGGCGACCCGATTAAACAAACTATTCTCTGGGATTTACGACTTCCGAGAATTATTGCAGCGATGGTTGTAGGGGCGGCTTTGGGTATGTCTGGCGCACTGTTACAGGGGATGTTGCGTAATAGTTTGGCTGACCCTTTTATCTTGGGAATTTCTGCGGGTGCTGGGTTAATTGTGATTATTATGATTGTTTTGCAGGTGTTCCCTATTGCTATTCCTTTTGCTGCTTGGTTGGGGGCAATTTTGACTTCTGCTCTTGTAATTTTTCTCGGTCGTTCTCCGGGAGGAATTTCTGTAGAAAGGTTGATTTTGGGCGGTGTTGCTGTTAGTGCTTTGTTTGGTTCTGTGCAAAGTACGTTATTATTAATGGCTGAAGATGGTCAGGTACAAATTGCTTTGAGTTGGTTGGTTGGTAGTTTAAATGGTCGCGGTTGGCAAGAAATTTCTACTGCTAGTCCTTATATTATTGTAGCTTTATTATGTGGTTGTTTGTTAGCGCGATCGCTCAATGTTTTGGCTTTGGGTGATGAGTTAACTGTGGGTTTGGGTGTTTCTTTATTACGTTCTCGTTTATTAATTGGTGGTGTGGCTACTTTATTAGCTGCTGGTGCTGTGAGTATTGCTGGTTTAATTGGTTTTGTGGGTTTACTTGTTCCCCATGCTGTACGCTTAATGGTGGGAACTGATAACCGTTTTGTTTTACCTTTTTCAGCTTTAGCTGGTGCTTGGTTATTGATGTTTGCAGATTTATTAGCGCGACTCGGTGCGGTGGAACTTCCTGTTGGTTCGGTAACTGCTTTGTTGGGTTCTCCTCTGTTTATTTGGTTGCTTTATCATCGTTCCGGTGGTTTAGGTTAG
- a CDS encoding type II toxin-antitoxin system HicB family antitoxin: MKYTIIIQWSQEDECYVVSLPDFTNIMQPCTHGETYEEALKNAQEVLEMLVESCLADGEPLPEPQVLGKSLKVA, translated from the coding sequence ATGAAATATACGATTATTATTCAATGGTCACAAGAAGATGAATGTTATGTAGTTTCACTGCCTGATTTTACTAATATAATGCAGCCTTGTACTCATGGGGAAACTTACGAGGAGGCTTTAAAAAATGCTCAGGAGGTGTTAGAAATGTTGGTTGAATCTTGTTTGGCTGATGGTGAACCGCTTCCTGAACCGCAGGTTTTAGGTAAGTCTTTAAAGGTGGCATAA
- a CDS encoding ABC transporter ATP-binding protein, with the protein MTNHQSPKKEPLIELRGISKSFGKNKVLDDVDLQIYKGEAIGIIGPSGTGKSTILRIIAGLLQPDEGEIYIQGVKRDGLIEDGADPVGIGMVFQQAALFDSLNVDENVGFSLYQNTKLERSQIRKLVNEKLEMVGLPGIGHLYPSELSGGMRKRVSFARAIMSNPENPKDNPEVLLYDEPTAGLDPIASTVIEDLIRNLQHTQGVCSTYCIVTHQDSTIRRTSDKLIFLYQGKVQWQGKVSEIDHTENSLIRQFMSGSIHGPIQVAG; encoded by the coding sequence ATGACCAATCACCAATCACCCAAAAAAGAACCATTAATTGAACTAAGAGGTATTTCTAAATCCTTTGGTAAAAATAAGGTTTTAGATGATGTTGATTTGCAAATTTACAAAGGAGAAGCAATAGGAATTATTGGACCTTCGGGAACTGGTAAATCAACGATTTTAAGAATTATAGCTGGGTTATTACAGCCGGATGAGGGAGAAATTTATATCCAAGGGGTAAAGCGAGATGGTTTAATAGAAGATGGTGCTGATCCGGTAGGTATTGGGATGGTATTTCAGCAAGCAGCTTTATTTGACTCCTTGAATGTAGATGAAAACGTCGGTTTTTCATTGTATCAGAATACAAAATTGGAGCGATCGCAAATTCGCAAACTGGTTAACGAAAAATTAGAAATGGTAGGTTTACCAGGTATTGGTCATCTTTATCCCTCAGAACTATCGGGAGGGATGCGAAAACGGGTAAGTTTTGCGCGTGCAATTATGTCTAATCCCGAAAATCCCAAAGACAACCCAGAAGTTTTATTATACGATGAACCTACAGCCGGACTTGATCCTATTGCTTCAACAGTAATTGAGGATTTAATTCGCAATTTACAACATACACAAGGAGTCTGTAGTACCTACTGCATCGTTACCCACCAAGATAGTACCATTCGCCGGACATCTGACAAGTTGATATTTCTTTATCAAGGAAAAGTGCAATGGCAAGGTAAAGTAAGTGAAATAGATCATACTGAAAATTCTTTAATCAGACAATTTATGAGTGGTAGTATACATGGTCCAATTCAAGTTGCTGGTTGA